From the genome of Geothrix sp. 21YS21S-4, one region includes:
- the smc gene encoding chromosome segregation protein SMC gives MRLISLELHGFKSFADAQKLSFPGGMTAVVGPNGCGKSNISDSLAWVLGEQRASMLRGAEMADVIFAGTAQRRPTGLAEVKLVLEMPDPALPGATREVAISRRLYRDSGSEYRINGREARLKDVQDLLLDTGMGTRAYSFIQQGQIDLILSSKPKDRRLLLEEAAGITRYKLRRADAEKRLDETRSNLQRLDDILFELNKQMDSLRRQASRARRARELDAEIKATQRILLAGKAVELEAAKQRILDQLDHIERRVAELTVQVSEKASEVEALRLSVDEQQQAQARRSAAILGLDQRLQLADQERSFQEDRRREAKEQEGRLRDHIQTLVARLEESGDSFTALEAQLQEAGERLGVREAELAAAEEQVALAQGALRREEGELHALREQKASLQKEAVARQKQRLAFQSQIAQLEGRLDALNHEESVRAPRLESLQAEAGQVERSLEGLVSQLEQAEEAAFDQRRRAEQLEEAQRVLAQDHHRAEAELDAAERRLRQISDLLAKSFGDEQMQKGLAWLREQGARPRAFVELLAVDEAVRPDLERLLGGWLQSLAADASLAQRAADAPGHLLLALEGMPAVPETPADCEPFRSHLRWTGGDRPLGGLLDRAFRCSDEALPALVSAHPDLAFVSPGFVRLPFGPIQVGVSAPAASPLKLRAELEEAKATREALLDRLEDLEARRGRGGDDSREARERSAEIDEDLRALRRRADTLRAQRTGLQAQLAEIRSASERADALWEQIEGEIKRLRGLLRELDEHPEEAGDAALDEAIHGGEGRVGDARQRLDATRDARLEAARARDAVWAERDGHERHLQLAKRGRFDLEAERQRVEAEAGTQAERAGACATRLEELEAESQALLEERAAIQAQAQEAQPRLELDQEALRVHERAARELQEALENARAQHQEALIHGAQVQGSQEALAKEVELALGLEIPAFLAGLDETERAAWEEGELVHQTRLNDLQGRRMELGGVNPLAIQELEEAEGRLAFMNEQRADVTAAIGNLEATIQEINITSAERFREAFDFVNLRFQEVFREAFGGGNAQLALEDAKNLLECGIEITAQPPGKTAKALTLLSGGEKALTAISLLFAIFHFKPSPFCVLDEVDAPLDEANVGRFAAMVRKMKADTQFIVITHQKPTMVAADTLYGVTMEEAGCSRLVSVQLKEAEALV, from the coding sequence GTGCGCCTGATCTCCCTCGAACTCCACGGATTCAAGTCCTTCGCCGACGCCCAGAAGCTGAGCTTCCCGGGGGGGATGACCGCCGTGGTGGGGCCCAACGGGTGCGGCAAGTCGAACATCTCCGACAGCCTGGCGTGGGTCCTGGGAGAGCAGCGCGCCTCGATGCTGCGCGGGGCCGAGATGGCCGACGTGATCTTCGCGGGCACGGCCCAGCGCCGGCCCACGGGCCTGGCCGAAGTGAAGCTGGTCCTGGAGATGCCCGATCCCGCGCTGCCGGGGGCCACCCGCGAGGTGGCGATCTCCCGCCGCCTCTACCGCGATTCCGGCAGCGAATACCGCATCAACGGCCGCGAGGCCCGGCTCAAGGACGTGCAGGACCTCCTGCTGGACACGGGCATGGGAACCCGCGCCTACAGCTTCATCCAGCAGGGGCAGATCGACCTCATCCTCAGCAGCAAGCCCAAGGACCGGCGCCTCCTGCTGGAGGAAGCCGCGGGGATCACCCGCTACAAGCTGCGCCGGGCGGACGCCGAGAAGCGCCTGGACGAGACCCGGTCCAACCTCCAGCGCCTGGACGACATCCTGTTCGAGCTGAACAAGCAGATGGATTCCCTCCGCCGCCAGGCCTCCCGCGCCCGGCGCGCCCGGGAACTGGACGCCGAGATCAAGGCCACCCAGCGGATCCTGCTCGCGGGCAAGGCGGTGGAACTGGAGGCCGCCAAGCAGCGGATCCTGGATCAACTGGATCACATCGAGCGCCGGGTGGCGGAGCTGACGGTCCAGGTGTCGGAGAAGGCTTCGGAGGTGGAGGCCCTGCGCCTGTCCGTGGACGAGCAGCAGCAGGCCCAGGCCCGGCGCTCCGCCGCGATCCTGGGGCTGGACCAGCGGCTGCAGCTGGCGGACCAGGAGCGCAGCTTCCAGGAGGACCGCCGCCGGGAGGCCAAGGAACAGGAAGGCCGCCTCCGGGACCACATCCAGACCCTCGTGGCGCGGCTGGAGGAATCGGGCGATTCGTTCACCGCCCTGGAGGCCCAGCTGCAAGAGGCGGGGGAGCGGCTCGGGGTCCGCGAAGCGGAGCTGGCGGCGGCGGAGGAGCAGGTGGCCCTCGCCCAGGGGGCCCTCCGGCGGGAGGAAGGGGAACTCCACGCCCTCCGCGAGCAGAAGGCCTCGCTCCAGAAGGAAGCCGTGGCCCGGCAGAAGCAGCGGTTGGCCTTTCAGAGCCAGATCGCCCAGTTGGAAGGGCGGTTGGATGCCCTCAACCACGAGGAATCCGTCCGCGCCCCTCGGCTGGAGAGCCTCCAGGCCGAAGCCGGGCAGGTGGAGCGCAGCCTCGAAGGCCTGGTTTCCCAGCTGGAGCAGGCGGAGGAGGCCGCCTTCGACCAGCGCCGCCGGGCCGAGCAGTTGGAGGAGGCCCAGCGGGTGCTGGCGCAGGATCACCACCGCGCCGAGGCGGAACTGGACGCCGCCGAGCGCCGGTTGCGGCAGATCTCCGACCTGCTGGCCAAGAGCTTCGGCGACGAGCAGATGCAGAAGGGCCTCGCCTGGCTTCGGGAGCAGGGCGCCCGTCCGCGCGCCTTCGTGGAACTCCTGGCGGTGGACGAGGCCGTCCGCCCCGATCTGGAGCGCCTTCTCGGCGGCTGGCTCCAGTCCCTCGCCGCCGACGCGTCCCTCGCCCAGCGGGCGGCGGACGCGCCGGGCCATCTGCTCCTGGCGCTGGAAGGCATGCCCGCGGTGCCGGAGACTCCCGCGGATTGCGAGCCCTTCCGGTCCCACCTCCGCTGGACTGGCGGCGACCGGCCCCTGGGCGGCCTCCTGGACCGCGCGTTCCGGTGCTCCGACGAGGCCCTGCCCGCGCTGGTTTCGGCCCATCCGGATCTGGCCTTCGTTTCGCCGGGCTTTGTGCGCCTGCCTTTCGGTCCGATCCAGGTGGGCGTGTCGGCGCCCGCCGCGTCGCCCCTCAAGCTGCGGGCGGAGCTGGAGGAGGCGAAGGCCACCCGTGAAGCGCTGCTCGATCGGCTGGAGGATCTGGAGGCACGGCGGGGCCGGGGCGGCGACGACAGCCGCGAGGCCCGGGAGCGTTCCGCCGAGATCGACGAGGACCTGCGTGCCCTGCGCCGCCGGGCGGACACCCTGCGGGCCCAGAGGACGGGGCTGCAGGCCCAGCTCGCCGAGATCCGGTCCGCCAGCGAGCGGGCGGACGCCCTGTGGGAGCAGATCGAAGGCGAGATCAAGCGGCTGCGCGGGCTCCTGCGGGAGTTGGACGAACATCCCGAAGAGGCCGGCGACGCGGCCCTGGACGAGGCCATCCACGGAGGGGAAGGCCGCGTGGGCGACGCGCGGCAGCGCCTCGACGCGACGCGCGACGCGCGGCTGGAGGCGGCCCGCGCCCGCGACGCCGTGTGGGCCGAGCGGGATGGCCACGAGCGCCATCTCCAACTGGCCAAGCGCGGCCGGTTCGATCTGGAGGCGGAGCGCCAGCGAGTGGAAGCCGAAGCGGGCACCCAGGCGGAGCGCGCCGGGGCCTGCGCCACGCGGCTGGAGGAGCTGGAGGCCGAATCCCAGGCCTTGCTGGAGGAGCGCGCCGCGATCCAGGCCCAGGCTCAGGAAGCCCAGCCCCGCCTCGAACTGGACCAGGAGGCCCTGCGGGTGCACGAGCGCGCCGCCCGCGAACTCCAGGAGGCTCTGGAGAACGCCCGCGCCCAGCACCAGGAGGCGCTGATCCACGGCGCCCAGGTCCAGGGCAGCCAGGAGGCTCTGGCCAAGGAAGTGGAACTGGCCCTCGGATTGGAGATCCCGGCCTTCCTGGCCGGCCTGGACGAGACCGAGCGCGCGGCCTGGGAAGAGGGCGAGCTGGTGCACCAGACCCGCCTGAATGATCTCCAGGGGCGGCGCATGGAACTGGGCGGGGTGAATCCCCTCGCCATCCAGGAACTGGAAGAGGCGGAGGGCCGCCTGGCCTTCATGAACGAGCAGCGGGCGGACGTTACGGCGGCCATCGGGAACCTGGAAGCCACGATCCAGGAGATCAACATCACCAGCGCGGAGCGCTTCCGCGAGGCCTTCGACTTCGTGAACCTCCGGTTCCAGGAGGTGTTCCGCGAGGCCTTCGGCGGAGGCAACGCCCAGCTCGCGCTGGAGGACGCCAAGAACCTGCTGGAGTGCGGGATCGAGATCACGGCCCAGCCGCCGGGCAAGACCGCCAAGGCCCTCACCCTCCTCAGCGGCGGCGAGAAGGCCCTGACGGCGATCTCGCTCCTCTTCGCCATCTTCCACTTCAAGCCCAGCCCCTTCTGCGTCCTGGACGAAGTGGACGCGCCCCTGGACGAGGCCAACGTCGGCCGCTTCGCGGCCATGGTCCGGAAGATGAAGGCGGACACCCAGTTCATCGTCATCACCCACCAGAAGCCGACCATGGTGGCGGCCGACACCCTCTACGGCGTCACGATGGAAGAAGCGGGCTGCTCCCGCCTGGTGAGCGTCCAGTTGAAGGAGGCCGAGGCGCTGGTGTGA
- a CDS encoding secretin N-terminal domain-containing protein: MPISSFAPFRNALIVGGALLLTLGCSLHKANQAYDEGRYDDAVIAYRAALRSDPSNTKARIGIKRASQRAAENHLSLARYAEQRGQNDTVLQEVRKALVLDPDNQIAQDWLIRLEQRAAQERAQADAAEDLEVMKARADANNVVQLNPRSIEGIDLNFSRRTSLREIFATLSRASGVNIISHSSFQDQTISIDLRGLPFQRVLDTLMLQNDLFYKVIDKNTIMVFKATQQNREQYENQILKTIYLSNADPNDVRSTLNAINPQLRVFVDKRINAIIVKAKPLDLTIVDQVIRSLDKAKAEVMVYLELMEVTENSLEQVGLLPVVNASDTSGTFRMGATTVNNTSGMNTNSGFTKIHTADIRVLFPNLALDFLKGNGDARLVASPNVRVLSGESGEVNIGEKISTTQSQLSLPTTGTTGTTASASSLLGGVGQTSYSYEDVGVKIKVEPRVHHNGEITLKIESTVTTLKSGSTPGRPDLGKREIKTSARLRDGETAIFGGLLKDEEQKSLQGIWGLADIPFIGRLTGNTRNSKAKTDVILTIRTVLVRKPVISDQDMSAFNPEDAAAQAGPFAPPKVVKPAAAPAVQAPAPTSPQTPNGAPAAAPAAGQAPSATAPTGAVPAAPGTPAPADAIQEKPVAAATTEARPPTASDLVVFMSPVASEIKAGEKVQLSLTVSGGNGLSSGSLDLRIPPGLRLRTVAPGDFITGEGGSLEQFPGKDGTLKLTFKRNASGVDSGLFAILELEGLTAGNAPVLIQSGQFLAGSLPISGRWSNALVTVQ; this comes from the coding sequence ATGCCCATTTCCTCCTTCGCCCCCTTCCGGAACGCCCTGATCGTCGGGGGAGCGCTCCTCCTCACGCTGGGTTGCAGCCTGCACAAGGCCAACCAGGCCTATGACGAGGGCCGCTACGACGACGCGGTGATCGCCTACCGGGCCGCCCTGCGGAGCGATCCGTCCAACACCAAGGCAAGGATCGGCATCAAGCGCGCCTCCCAGCGAGCGGCGGAAAACCACCTCTCCCTCGCGCGCTACGCCGAACAGCGCGGGCAGAACGACACCGTCCTCCAGGAAGTGCGGAAGGCCCTCGTCCTCGATCCCGACAACCAGATCGCCCAGGACTGGCTGATCCGCCTGGAGCAGCGCGCTGCGCAGGAACGGGCGCAGGCCGACGCCGCCGAGGATCTCGAAGTGATGAAGGCCCGGGCCGACGCCAACAACGTGGTGCAGCTGAACCCGCGCTCCATCGAGGGCATCGACCTGAACTTCAGCCGGCGGACCAGCCTCCGCGAGATCTTCGCCACCCTGAGCCGGGCCTCGGGCGTGAACATCATCTCCCACAGCTCCTTCCAGGATCAGACCATCTCCATCGACCTGCGGGGCCTGCCCTTCCAGCGCGTGCTGGACACCCTGATGCTGCAGAACGACCTGTTCTACAAGGTGATCGACAAGAACACGATCATGGTCTTCAAGGCCACCCAGCAGAACCGCGAGCAGTACGAGAACCAGATCCTGAAGACCATCTACCTGTCGAACGCCGATCCCAACGACGTCCGCTCGACCCTCAACGCCATCAATCCCCAGCTCCGCGTGTTCGTGGACAAGCGGATCAACGCCATCATCGTGAAGGCCAAGCCCCTCGACCTCACCATCGTCGATCAGGTCATCCGCAGCCTCGACAAGGCCAAGGCGGAAGTCATGGTCTACCTCGAGCTGATGGAAGTCACCGAGAACAGCCTGGAGCAGGTGGGCCTGCTGCCCGTGGTCAACGCCAGCGACACCTCCGGCACCTTCCGGATGGGCGCCACCACGGTGAACAACACCTCGGGGATGAACACCAACTCCGGCTTCACGAAGATCCACACCGCCGACATCCGCGTCCTGTTCCCCAACCTCGCCCTCGACTTCCTGAAGGGCAACGGCGACGCCCGCCTGGTGGCCAGCCCCAATGTGCGGGTGCTCTCCGGCGAGAGCGGCGAAGTGAACATCGGCGAAAAGATCTCCACCACCCAGAGCCAGTTGTCCCTCCCCACGACGGGCACCACCGGCACCACCGCCAGCGCGTCCTCGCTTCTCGGCGGCGTGGGCCAGACCTCCTACTCCTACGAGGACGTGGGCGTGAAGATCAAGGTGGAGCCCCGCGTCCATCACAACGGCGAGATCACCCTCAAGATCGAGAGCACCGTCACCACCCTCAAATCCGGTTCCACCCCCGGCCGCCCCGACCTGGGCAAGCGCGAGATCAAGACCTCCGCGCGGCTGCGGGACGGCGAGACCGCCATCTTCGGCGGGCTGCTGAAAGATGAGGAGCAGAAGAGCCTCCAGGGCATCTGGGGCCTCGCGGACATCCCGTTCATCGGGCGCCTCACGGGCAACACACGGAACAGCAAGGCGAAGACCGACGTCATCCTCACCATCCGCACCGTGCTGGTGCGCAAGCCCGTCATCAGCGACCAAGACATGTCGGCCTTCAACCCCGAGGACGCCGCCGCCCAGGCCGGCCCCTTCGCCCCGCCCAAAGTCGTGAAGCCCGCCGCCGCGCCCGCGGTCCAGGCGCCCGCCCCAACCTCGCCCCAGACTCCCAATGGCGCGCCTGCGGCCGCTCCCGCTGCGGGTCAGGCCCCCTCCGCCACGGCGCCCACAGGCGCGGTTCCTGCGGCTCCGGGCACGCCCGCCCCGGCGGACGCCATCCAGGAGAAGCCGGTGGCAGCGGCCACGACAGAGGCCCGTCCCCCCACCGCCTCCGACCTGGTGGTGTTCATGTCCCCCGTGGCCTCGGAGATCAAAGCCGGCGAGAAGGTGCAGCTCAGCCTCACCGTCAGCGGCGGAAACGGCCTCAGCTCCGGCTCCCTCGACCTCCGGATCCCCCCCGGCCTGCGCCTCCGCACGGTCGCGCCCGGCGACTTCATCACCGGCGAGGGCGGCAGCCTGGAGCAGTTCCCGGGCAAGGACGGCACTCTGAAGCTCACCTTCAAGCGCAACGCCTCCGGCGTGGACAGCGGCCTGTTCGCCATCCTGGAACTCGAAGGCCTCACCGCGGGGAACGCGCCGGTGCTCATCCAGAGCGGCCAGTTCCTCGCCGGCAGCCTCCCCATTTCCGGGCGCTGGTCCAACGCCCTCGTGACGGTGCAGTGA
- a CDS encoding type II secretion system protein: MSRQRGFTLLELVVTATVLLILASVTVPLARNGLKRQHELELRRDLRELRTAIDDYKRMAEQQKIKAPPAEANFYPESLEILVEGVPAAGSISRKVRFLRRIPPDPFTGKREWGLRNSNDDANSTTWGGSHVYDVYSLAPGTGMNGIPYREW; encoded by the coding sequence GTGAGCCGCCAGCGCGGATTCACCCTGCTGGAACTGGTGGTCACGGCCACCGTCCTGCTAATCCTCGCGTCGGTGACGGTCCCCCTCGCCAGGAACGGGCTCAAGCGCCAGCACGAGCTGGAGCTGCGCCGCGACCTGCGCGAACTCCGCACCGCCATCGACGACTACAAGCGGATGGCCGAGCAGCAGAAGATCAAGGCGCCGCCGGCGGAGGCGAACTTCTATCCCGAATCCCTGGAGATCCTGGTGGAAGGCGTCCCCGCCGCGGGCTCCATCAGCCGCAAGGTGCGCTTCCTCCGCCGCATTCCCCCCGATCCTTTCACAGGCAAGCGGGAATGGGGCCTGCGGAACAGCAACGACGACGCGAACAGCACCACCTGGGGCGGCAGCCACGTCTACGACGTGTACAGCCTCGCGCCCGGCACGGGGATGAACGGGATCCCCTATCGCGAGTGGTGA
- the rpsO gene encoding 30S ribosomal protein S15 codes for MALSVEQKKIIIDDYKQHESDTGSPEVQVAILTKRINDLTEHFKTHSKDYHSRRGLMIMVGQRRRLLDYLKKKSKERYAALIERLGLRR; via the coding sequence ATGGCCCTCAGCGTGGAACAGAAGAAGATCATCATCGACGACTACAAGCAGCACGAGTCGGACACGGGTTCGCCGGAAGTGCAGGTCGCCATCCTGACCAAGCGGATCAACGACCTCACCGAGCACTTCAAGACCCACAGCAAGGACTACCACAGCCGCCGCGGGCTCATGATCATGGTCGGCCAGCGCCGCCGCCTGCTCGACTACCTGAAGAAGAAGAGCAAGGAGCGCTACGCCGCCCTGATCGAGCGCCTCGGCCTCCGCCGGTAG
- a CDS encoding NUDIX domain-containing protein, with translation MELQPLPRPEQPDPYTVLDRRFVYDSPWIRVREDRFRHRRGAEGRYAVCGFRRTACGVVALDDADRVILVGQWRYPLEVYSWEVPEGGGDETESPFEAIRRELAEEAGLAAAVWEPLCFFHPSNSSTEEEAFLFLATGLSPAEGHHAEDDEELLIHREPFADCLRRILAGEITDGLTTMGLLALQARRSGVAAPLQAAVAERFFQRPAEHPSAGRARWNRLEER, from the coding sequence ATGGAATTGCAGCCTCTTCCGCGCCCCGAGCAGCCCGATCCCTACACGGTCCTGGACCGGCGGTTCGTCTACGATTCGCCGTGGATCCGGGTGCGGGAGGACCGCTTCCGCCACCGGCGAGGCGCCGAGGGCCGCTACGCGGTGTGCGGGTTCCGGCGCACCGCCTGCGGCGTGGTGGCGCTGGACGACGCGGACCGCGTGATCCTCGTGGGCCAGTGGCGCTATCCGCTGGAGGTCTATTCCTGGGAAGTGCCCGAGGGCGGCGGGGACGAGACCGAGAGCCCCTTCGAGGCCATTCGCCGCGAACTGGCCGAGGAAGCGGGGCTCGCCGCCGCGGTATGGGAACCGCTGTGCTTCTTCCATCCGAGCAACTCCTCCACCGAGGAGGAGGCTTTCCTGTTTCTCGCCACCGGCCTCTCGCCGGCGGAAGGCCACCACGCCGAGGACGACGAGGAACTGCTGATCCACCGCGAGCCCTTCGCGGACTGCCTGCGCCGCATCCTGGCGGGCGAGATCACCGACGGGCTCACCACCATGGGCCTGCTGGCGCTCCAGGCGCGGCGCAGCGGCGTCGCCGCTCCCCTGCAGGCGGCCGTCGCCGAGCGGTTCTTCCAGCGGCCCGCGGAACATCCTTCGGCGGGCCGCGCGCGCTGGAATCGGCTGGAGGAGCGATGA
- a CDS encoding L-threonylcarbamoyladenylate synthase, translating into MILTLHPDTPQVRHLERIAELLRQDGVIAYPTDTLYGLGCLASRKKAVDRVQQLKGRDPKKPMSILCSDMEMLCRYARHLDTPTFRLLKQMLPGPYTVLLPASREVPRYLQNKQVVGLRIPDNAFCRALVSLLGEPIITTSVALPDQPVLNTAWEIEEEQGHALDLVVDCGQPLGVPSTIVDLAADPPELLREGAGPWPL; encoded by the coding sequence ATGATCCTCACCCTTCATCCGGACACGCCGCAGGTGCGGCACCTGGAGCGCATCGCGGAGCTGCTGCGGCAGGACGGCGTGATCGCCTATCCCACCGACACGCTCTACGGCCTGGGCTGCCTCGCCTCCCGCAAGAAGGCCGTGGACCGCGTGCAGCAGTTGAAGGGCCGCGATCCCAAGAAGCCCATGTCCATTCTCTGCTCGGACATGGAGATGCTCTGCCGGTACGCGCGCCACCTGGACACGCCCACGTTCCGCCTCCTCAAGCAGATGCTGCCGGGCCCCTACACGGTCCTGCTTCCCGCCAGCCGCGAGGTGCCGCGCTACCTCCAGAACAAGCAGGTGGTGGGCCTCCGCATCCCCGACAACGCCTTCTGCCGCGCGCTCGTGTCGCTCCTCGGCGAACCCATCATCACCACCAGCGTCGCCCTGCCCGACCAGCCCGTCCTGAACACCGCCTGGGAGATCGAAGAGGAACAGGGCCACGCCCTGGATCTCGTCGTGGACTGCGGCCAGCCGCTGGGCGTCCCCAGCACCATCGTCGACCTCGCCGCCGACCCGCCGGAACTGCTGCGCGAAGGCGCGGGCCCCTGGCCGCTGTGA
- a CDS encoding L-serine ammonia-lyase, with product MVLSVFDLFRIGIGPSSSHTVGPMRAARTFVLGLERERLLDATAAVKVELFGSLGATGKGHGSDRAVLLGLMGETPEAVDVEAVEGLVARVRESERLSLLGRREIPFRESEHLLLLRRSLPYHPNGLRFTALDAADGTLRARIFYSVGGGFVVEEGAPRPDPGPEPPHPFHSGNELLERCRATGLSVSGLMLENERAWRSEADVRTGLLEIWLVMRACVRRGCGTEGILPGGLKVPRRAPALHRRLKDLWEAGSEDPLLAMDYVSLCALAVNEENAAGGRVVTAPTNGAAGIIPAVLHHYGRFVPGADEEGVVRFLLTAGAIGALYKENASISGAEVGCQGEVGVACSMAAGALAEVMGGTPDQVENAAEIGMEHNLGLTCDPIGGLVQVPCIERNAMASVKAINAARLALHGDGHHFVSLDKVIRTMRDTGADMKSKYKETARGGLAVAVPELPLDFPVNLPEC from the coding sequence ATGGTGCTGTCCGTCTTCGACCTGTTCCGAATCGGCATCGGACCCAGCTCTTCCCACACGGTGGGCCCCATGCGGGCCGCGCGCACCTTCGTCCTGGGCCTGGAACGGGAAAGGCTGCTGGACGCGACGGCGGCGGTGAAGGTGGAGCTGTTCGGCAGCCTGGGCGCCACGGGGAAGGGCCACGGCAGCGACAGGGCCGTGCTCCTCGGGTTGATGGGGGAGACCCCGGAAGCGGTGGACGTGGAGGCCGTCGAAGGGTTGGTGGCGCGGGTCCGGGAATCGGAACGCCTCTCCCTCCTGGGGCGGCGGGAGATTCCCTTCCGGGAGTCCGAGCATCTCCTGCTCCTCCGCCGGAGTCTCCCCTATCATCCCAACGGGCTGCGCTTCACCGCCCTGGACGCCGCCGACGGGACCCTGCGGGCGCGGATCTTCTACTCCGTGGGCGGCGGCTTCGTGGTGGAGGAGGGAGCCCCGCGCCCCGATCCCGGGCCCGAGCCGCCGCATCCGTTCCACAGCGGGAACGAGTTGCTGGAGCGCTGCCGTGCGACGGGCCTGAGCGTCAGTGGACTGATGCTGGAGAACGAGCGCGCGTGGCGGTCCGAGGCGGACGTGCGGACGGGCCTGCTGGAGATCTGGTTGGTGATGCGGGCCTGCGTGCGCCGCGGCTGCGGGACCGAGGGCATCCTCCCCGGCGGACTGAAGGTTCCCCGGCGGGCGCCGGCGTTGCACCGGCGCTTGAAGGACCTGTGGGAAGCGGGATCGGAGGATCCGCTCCTCGCCATGGACTACGTCAGCCTCTGCGCCCTGGCGGTCAACGAGGAGAACGCCGCCGGCGGCCGGGTGGTGACGGCGCCCACCAACGGCGCGGCGGGGATCATCCCCGCGGTGCTCCACCACTACGGCCGCTTCGTGCCGGGGGCGGACGAGGAGGGCGTGGTGCGCTTCCTTCTCACCGCGGGCGCCATCGGGGCGCTCTACAAGGAGAACGCCTCCATCAGCGGCGCGGAGGTGGGCTGCCAGGGCGAAGTGGGCGTGGCCTGCTCCATGGCGGCCGGGGCCCTCGCGGAGGTGATGGGCGGGACGCCCGACCAGGTGGAGAACGCCGCGGAGATCGGGATGGAGCACAACCTGGGCCTCACCTGCGATCCCATCGGGGGCCTGGTGCAGGTGCCCTGCATCGAGCGGAACGCCATGGCGAGCGTCAAGGCCATCAACGCCGCACGGCTGGCCCTCCACGGCGACGGGCACCACTTCGTGAGCCTGGACAAGGTGATCCGCACCATGCGCGACACCGGCGCCGACATGAAGAGCAAATACAAGGAAACCGCCCGAGGAGGCCTCGCCGTGGCCGTTCCCGAGCTGCCCCTGGACTTCCCCGTGAACCTTCCGGAGTGCTGA
- the nadB gene encoding L-aspartate oxidase: MNVSSVPADLLVLGAGIAGCAAALRAADLGASVVLVAKDELGATNTAWAQGGIIGLPPEEEGDSPELLAADIEAAGAGLCRPEAVRLLAEEGPALCRSFLWERLGVPFDLGMGGTPDPTAEAAHSARRIYHAKDATGLAIQIALSAAVRAHPNIRVREGLCLVDLITSPHHCVKPVRVYEPIQVHGAYLFDPAMGEVEGLLARRTMLATGGLGYLYLHTTNPPSATGDGLAAAYRANARIVNCEYVQFHPTALHVPGKPRTLLTEALRGEGAWLVNRRGERFMEKYAPEQLELAPRDVVSRAIFQEMAASGEANVYLDLAPVAAHLDLDAHFPTVMAACRAEGIDPSRQPIPVVPAAHYFCGGVLVDLDGRTSLPGLYAAGEVACTGLHGANRLASTSLLEGLLWGFRGAEAAVAELAAVGEPDPTDLAIWRMPEDPEEMDPLLIDQDWGLIRSTLWNYAGIVRTGARLQRAKADLHYLAHRIERFYHESRLSRELLELRSGILCARLILNAALQNPESRGCHYRVD; this comes from the coding sequence ATGAACGTATCTTCCGTACCCGCCGACCTGCTGGTCCTCGGGGCGGGGATCGCCGGATGCGCGGCGGCCCTGCGGGCGGCGGACCTCGGGGCTTCCGTGGTCCTGGTGGCGAAGGACGAACTGGGCGCCACCAATACCGCCTGGGCCCAGGGCGGGATCATCGGCCTCCCCCCGGAGGAGGAAGGCGACTCGCCGGAGCTGCTGGCCGCGGACATCGAGGCCGCGGGCGCCGGGCTGTGCCGGCCCGAGGCGGTGCGCCTCCTCGCGGAGGAAGGTCCGGCCCTGTGCCGCAGCTTCCTGTGGGAGCGCCTGGGCGTGCCCTTCGACCTGGGCATGGGCGGGACGCCGGATCCCACGGCGGAAGCGGCCCACAGCGCCCGGCGCATCTACCACGCCAAGGACGCCACGGGCCTGGCCATCCAGATCGCCCTCAGCGCCGCCGTGCGGGCCCATCCCAACATCCGGGTCCGCGAGGGCCTCTGCCTGGTGGACCTCATCACCAGCCCCCACCACTGCGTCAAGCCGGTGCGGGTCTACGAGCCCATCCAGGTCCACGGCGCCTACCTCTTCGATCCCGCGATGGGCGAGGTGGAGGGCCTGCTGGCGCGGCGGACGATGCTGGCCACCGGCGGCCTGGGCTACCTCTATCTGCACACCACCAATCCGCCCAGCGCCACCGGCGACGGGCTCGCGGCGGCCTACCGGGCCAACGCCCGGATCGTGAACTGCGAGTACGTCCAGTTCCATCCCACCGCGCTGCACGTGCCGGGCAAGCCGCGCACGCTGCTCACCGAGGCCCTCCGGGGCGAAGGGGCCTGGCTGGTGAACCGGCGGGGCGAGCGCTTCATGGAGAAGTACGCGCCGGAGCAGCTGGAGCTGGCCCCCCGCGACGTGGTGAGCCGGGCGATCTTCCAGGAGATGGCCGCCAGCGGCGAAGCCAACGTCTACCTCGACCTGGCGCCCGTGGCCGCCCACCTCGACCTGGACGCCCACTTCCCCACGGTGATGGCGGCCTGCCGCGCCGAAGGCATCGACCCTTCCCGCCAGCCCATTCCCGTCGTGCCCGCCGCGCACTACTTCTGCGGCGGCGTCCTGGTGGACCTGGACGGGCGCACCAGCCTGCCGGGGCTCTACGCGGCGGGCGAAGTGGCCTGCACCGGGCTTCACGGCGCCAACCGCCTGGCTTCCACCAGCCTGCTCGAAGGCCTCCTGTGGGGATTCCGCGGCGCCGAAGCCGCCGTGGCGGAACTGGCCGCGGTGGGGGAGCCGGATCCCACCGATTTGGCGATCTGGCGGATGCCCGAGGATCCCGAGGAGATGGATCCGCTGCTCATCGACCAGGACTGGGGGCTGATCCGCAGCACGCTCTGGAACTACGCGGGGATCGTCCGCACCGGCGCGCGCCTGCAGCGGGCCAAGGCCGATCTGCATTACCTCGCCCACCGGATCGAGCGCTTCTATCACGAGTCCCGTCTCAGCCGGGAGCTGCTGGAGCTGCGCAGCGGCATCCTCTGCGCGCGCCTGATCCTGAACGCCGCGCTCCAGAACCCCGAGAGCCGGGGCTGCCATTACCGCGTGGATTGA